A single region of the Duganella sp. BuS-21 genome encodes:
- a CDS encoding prolyl oligopeptidase family serine peptidase: MNKPLPVLPLNLGLMAASPQAGAQQGGYRLPPAALQAIVDAPRAPALSLSPQRNLVAVVQTPPLPGIAEVAQPELKLAGLRINPRTCSSSRFSFGTDLSLLNVGTRKESRLRGLPRDLRLADLSWSPDQRHLAFTHVALQGEQVGEGGEGGEGRVELWLLDIAERKARKLSPQPLSAVLTRGFNWLPDSSGLLVHWRPDGIGKAPVSDGIPTGPIEQDSTADGHVRQLRTYQDLLKNEDDARLFEYYVTVQMAIVDLQGKTRLVGAPGQYSRTSIAPGGEHLLTQSITRPYSYIVPASSFGERVEVRDLHGEVLHLVADLPLEEGLPPGNDAVSAGVRHVSWRADVPASLVWTEAQDGGDPARAVIDGIRDLVLLHAAPFREPPLVLARLTMRYAGIAWGRDDVALINERWHKTRDYKQWMIAPAHLSSPPELIYAGSYEDRYSSPGSPVMRADVNGFARLLIGPGTTVLLDGAGATPEGDRPFLDRLSLTTRQKERLFQSAAPYFENVAAVLNDDGTLLLTTRESPTERPNYYLRDLTRPEGEQLTALTSYPHPTPQLKDVIKEQIRYPRADGVEMTATLMLPPAYDAARDGPLPMLMWAYPQEFKSAGAASQMTGSPYRFNAVSYWGPAVFLAMGYAVLDNPSFPIVGSGEDEPNDAYLPQLVASAEAAVEEVVRRGVADRHRLAIGGHSYGAFMTGNLLAHTRLFRAGIARSGAYNRTLTPFGFQSEERPYWQAPQVYQAMSPFNNADKIKDAMLLIHGAEDSNSGTFPLQSERMFQAIKGLGGTARLVMLPNESHAYRARESIMQMLYETNAWLEKYVKNATA, from the coding sequence ATGAACAAACCGTTACCCGTGCTGCCTCTGAATCTCGGCCTGATGGCTGCCTCGCCGCAAGCCGGCGCCCAGCAAGGCGGTTACCGCCTGCCGCCGGCCGCGCTGCAAGCCATCGTCGATGCGCCGCGTGCACCGGCGCTGAGCCTGAGCCCCCAACGCAACCTGGTCGCCGTGGTGCAAACGCCGCCGCTGCCCGGCATCGCCGAAGTGGCGCAGCCGGAATTGAAACTGGCCGGCCTGCGCATCAATCCGCGCACCTGTTCCTCGTCGCGTTTTTCGTTCGGCACTGACCTGTCGTTGCTGAACGTCGGCACGCGCAAGGAGAGCCGCCTGCGCGGCCTGCCGCGCGACCTGCGGCTGGCGGACCTGAGCTGGTCGCCGGACCAACGCCACCTCGCCTTCACCCACGTGGCGCTGCAGGGCGAGCAAGTGGGTGAAGGGGGTGAAGGGGGTGAAGGCCGGGTGGAGTTGTGGCTGCTCGATATCGCCGAGCGCAAGGCGCGCAAGCTGTCGCCGCAGCCTTTGTCGGCGGTGCTCACGCGCGGCTTCAACTGGCTGCCCGACAGCAGCGGGTTGCTGGTGCACTGGCGTCCGGACGGCATCGGCAAGGCGCCCGTGTCGGACGGTATTCCCACCGGGCCGATAGAGCAGGACAGCACGGCCGACGGCCATGTGCGCCAGCTGCGCACCTATCAGGATTTATTGAAGAACGAGGACGACGCGCGCCTGTTCGAATACTACGTCACGGTGCAGATGGCGATCGTCGACCTGCAGGGCAAGACGCGCCTGGTCGGCGCGCCGGGGCAATACTCGCGCACCTCGATCGCGCCGGGCGGCGAACATCTGCTCACGCAAAGCATCACGCGGCCGTATTCCTACATCGTGCCGGCGTCGAGTTTCGGCGAGCGGGTGGAAGTGCGCGACCTGCACGGCGAGGTGCTGCACCTGGTGGCCGACCTGCCGCTGGAAGAGGGCCTGCCGCCGGGGAACGACGCGGTGTCGGCCGGCGTGCGCCATGTGTCGTGGCGCGCCGATGTGCCGGCCAGCCTGGTGTGGACCGAGGCGCAGGACGGCGGCGACCCCGCGCGCGCGGTGATCGACGGCATCCGCGACCTGGTGCTGCTGCACGCGGCGCCGTTCCGCGAGCCGCCGCTGGTGCTGGCGCGCCTGACCATGCGCTACGCCGGCATCGCCTGGGGACGCGACGACGTCGCCCTGATCAATGAACGCTGGCACAAGACGCGCGACTACAAGCAGTGGATGATTGCGCCGGCCCATTTGTCCTCGCCGCCGGAACTGATTTACGCCGGCTCTTACGAGGACCGCTACAGCAGCCCCGGTTCGCCGGTGATGCGCGCCGACGTCAACGGCTTCGCGCGCCTGCTGATCGGTCCCGGCACCACCGTGCTGCTGGACGGCGCCGGCGCCACGCCGGAAGGCGACCGTCCCTTCCTCGACCGCCTGAGCCTGACCACGCGCCAGAAGGAGCGCCTGTTCCAGAGCGCCGCGCCGTATTTCGAAAATGTGGCGGCGGTGCTCAACGATGACGGCACGCTGCTGCTCACCACGCGCGAGTCGCCGACCGAGCGGCCCAATTACTACCTGCGCGACCTGACCCGGCCGGAAGGCGAGCAGTTGACGGCGCTGACCAGCTATCCGCATCCGACGCCGCAGTTGAAGGATGTGATCAAGGAGCAGATCCGCTACCCGCGCGCGGACGGTGTGGAGATGACCGCCACGCTGATGCTGCCGCCCGCCTACGATGCAGCGCGCGACGGCCCGTTGCCGATGCTGATGTGGGCTTATCCGCAGGAGTTCAAGTCGGCCGGTGCGGCCAGCCAGATGACCGGTTCGCCGTACCGCTTCAATGCGGTCAGCTACTGGGGACCGGCGGTGTTCCTGGCGATGGGCTATGCGGTGCTGGACAATCCATCCTTCCCCATCGTTGGCAGCGGCGAGGATGAACCCAACGATGCCTATCTGCCGCAGCTGGTGGCGTCGGCCGAGGCAGCGGTGGAGGAGGTGGTGCGGCGCGGCGTGGCCGACCGCCATCGCCTCGCCATCGGCGGGCATTCGTATGGCGCATTCATGACCGGCAACCTGCTGGCGCATACACGCTTGTTCCGCGCCGGGATCGCGCGCAGCGGCGCCTACAACCGCACCTTGACGCCGTTTGGTTTCCAGTCCGAGGAGCGGCCGTACTGGCAGGCGCCGCAAGTCTATCAGGCCATGTCGCCGTTCAATAACGCCGACAAGATCAAGGACGCCATGCTGTTGATCCACGGCGCGGAGGACAGCAATTCCGGTACCTTCCCGCTGCAAAGCGAGCGCATGTTCCAGGCCATCAAGGGCTTGGGCGGCACGGCGCGGCTGGTGATGCTGCCCAATGAATCGCACGCCTACCGCGCGCGCGAATCGATCATGCAGATGCTGTACGAGACCAATGCCTGGCTGGAGAAATACGTGAAAAACGCAACGGCGTAG
- a CDS encoding translocation/assembly module TamB domain-containing protein — MADQDHTPQAEAEAEAEAEAGKPPPARRRWPRRVAIGLAAVALLLFGAFWLLGRESTLQQLVQRVAAASGGQIAVSGVSGSLYHRMHIDKLVYRSKDSVVTAEQIDINWSPLQYFSEGLTISELHARSLLVQSIGPSEPAKMPESLASPIRLSIADGRLDKLTLTGADAGGKVSSTVIERLRFQLDGDRSAWQLRQVSAHTAFGDVTAEGSIAGVKPFALQAKASLVYGAAGPNPARLALQAGGDLALLKLKSQGAANGASGEATLALAPFDAIILRAIDLTGRDLDPASFDAAWPQAKFNLKLSATITKEQKLAGQFALFNQGKAAPLDQNGLPLQTFSGRLDGTLTAALLDNVLLDFGPAGKFTGGGKVQRSGPDAAIDAANFKLHTDRFDLKNIHTSINKTTVAGDIAVTSTPKQQALNATLAEKGLRLDLQATLADAMLQLHQARLLAKKGSITATGQASLKDKQPFSAKLTLDHFDPSALGPRYPIADLNADIKANGALAPAWQVAAGFQIKASKLMGQTLTGNGKLNADARHISGVDAHLAMAQNTADISGSFGAAGEQLRWKVDAKQLSAVSGDLLGAIAASGVVTGSMEAPRSSFEADARGLALASAKRPGDSLIHAAGDVAVIKGTPELKLNGTIQRLNPASFGAAQAGAINASFSGDAHLAADWRAGVNLTLQPSTFANAPLSGYAKLTAAKGSISNADVDLRLATNSLQAKGSFGSALDKLEWKLDAPQLGALGPQFGGMLRASGTLSGTSARPAVAMTLDGSKIRTPGQQEIGAIKGGATLGNTIAMANVTPARGKASDVMADVPLVSDIEITRYVSPSISLDKARLQTSGTRSAHIIQLSASNPDFDAALRVKGGWANDTWTGAIDTLQNKGRFAFTLTAPAPLKLMAPDDSGVAGLLKPEQIALGAATIQLPSGSVRIDYLEKSGAAWRSKGQAAGVPANYLAQLSEAWRDNVRSNMTIGAEWGLNLQAATRTLAGMVHVYREQGDLTIIGADLPQALGLRTLDARADVTDGTLRVQLNIDGSRAGQAKLDGSAQLIDGRLADDSAFHFTGSANMGSLAWLAPLAGQPGLEIDGTLKMAVGGTGTIGAPQLNGDISGDKLSVNWLDQGIKLRNGQLQAHLTGDQLQLQKLAFDGAQGRAQADGWIRYAANEATMQLKLSADKLEMLSRPDRILVISGTSSLTRDAKHFQLDGKFRADRANIELAGADTPTLSDDVVIVGKGKAPVKTAQGMPLNIDVEADLGDNFTLKGKGLEAELAGTLRIRVADRRPPRVNGSIRVVSGTYAAYGQKLAIERGVINFTGAYDNPGLNILAVRRRPEGEALSETNVEAGVEVRGTALAPQAKLVSTPAVSDSDKLAWLVLGHGIENTAGNDMALLGTAAGALFGGAGQGKLANALGVDELGVGQAAGSSTAGAATGLQNTVVTVGKRISSRAYLSFEQGAGTATSLVKLKYKLNPRITLQFQTGTNNALDILYNWAFD; from the coding sequence ATGGCTGACCAAGACCACACTCCACAAGCCGAAGCCGAAGCCGAAGCCGAAGCCGAAGCCGGTAAGCCGCCGCCGGCACGCCGCCGTTGGCCGCGCCGCGTGGCGATCGGCCTGGCCGCCGTGGCGTTGCTGCTGTTCGGCGCATTCTGGCTGCTGGGCCGCGAGTCCACTTTGCAGCAGTTGGTGCAGCGGGTGGCCGCCGCCAGCGGCGGACAGATTGCCGTCAGCGGCGTGAGCGGCTCGCTGTATCACCGCATGCACATCGATAAGCTGGTCTACCGCAGCAAGGACAGCGTGGTGACGGCGGAGCAGATCGACATCAACTGGTCGCCGCTGCAGTATTTTTCCGAAGGGCTGACCATCAGCGAGCTGCATGCACGCAGCCTGCTGGTGCAGAGTATCGGGCCGTCGGAGCCGGCGAAGATGCCGGAGTCGCTGGCCTCGCCGATTAGGCTCAGCATCGCCGACGGACGGCTGGACAAGCTGACGCTCACCGGAGCCGACGCCGGCGGCAAAGTAAGCAGCACGGTGATCGAACGCCTGCGCTTCCAGCTTGACGGCGATCGCAGCGCATGGCAGCTGCGACAAGTCTCGGCGCACACCGCGTTCGGCGACGTTACGGCGGAAGGCAGCATCGCCGGCGTCAAACCATTTGCGCTGCAAGCCAAGGCCTCGCTGGTCTACGGCGCGGCGGGCCCGAATCCAGCGCGGCTGGCCCTGCAAGCAGGCGGCGACCTGGCGCTGCTTAAACTAAAGTCGCAAGGCGCAGCCAATGGCGCCAGCGGCGAAGCCACGCTGGCGCTGGCGCCGTTCGACGCCATCATCCTGCGCGCCATCGACCTGACCGGCCGCGATCTCGATCCCGCCAGCTTCGACGCCGCCTGGCCGCAAGCGAAGTTCAACCTCAAACTGTCCGCCACCATCACCAAAGAGCAAAAACTCGCCGGCCAGTTCGCCCTGTTCAACCAGGGCAAGGCCGCGCCACTCGACCAGAACGGCCTGCCGCTGCAAACCTTCAGCGGGCGCCTGGACGGCACCCTCACCGCCGCCCTGCTGGACAACGTCCTGCTCGACTTCGGCCCGGCCGGCAAATTCACCGGCGGCGGCAAGGTCCAGCGCAGCGGCCCGGACGCCGCCATCGACGCCGCCAACTTCAAGCTGCACACCGACCGCTTCGACCTGAAGAACATCCACACCAGCATCAACAAAACCACAGTCGCCGGCGACATCGCCGTCACCAGCACGCCGAAGCAGCAAGCGCTGAACGCCACCCTGGCCGAAAAAGGCTTGCGCCTGGACCTGCAAGCCACCCTGGCCGACGCCATGCTGCAACTGCACCAGGCGCGCCTGCTGGCAAAGAAAGGCAGCATCACCGCCACCGGCCAGGCCAGCCTGAAAGACAAGCAGCCCTTCAGCGCCAAACTGACCCTCGACCACTTCGATCCCTCCGCGCTCGGCCCGCGCTACCCGATCGCGGACCTGAACGCGGACATCAAGGCCAACGGCGCGCTGGCGCCGGCATGGCAAGTGGCGGCCGGCTTCCAGATCAAGGCCAGCAAGTTGATGGGACAAACGCTGACCGGCAATGGCAAGCTGAATGCCGACGCCCGCCACATCAGCGGCGTCGACGCCCACCTGGCCATGGCGCAGAACACCGCCGACATCAGCGGCAGCTTTGGCGCAGCGGGCGAGCAGTTGCGCTGGAAGGTCGATGCGAAACAGCTGTCCGCCGTCAGCGGCGATTTGCTGGGCGCGATCGCCGCCAGCGGCGTGGTCACCGGCAGCATGGAAGCGCCGCGCAGCAGCTTTGAAGCCGACGCGCGCGGCCTGGCCCTGGCCTCGGCCAAGCGGCCTGGCGATAGCCTGATCCATGCCGCCGGCGATGTGGCGGTCATCAAGGGCACGCCGGAATTGAAACTGAACGGCACCATACAGCGCCTGAATCCAGCCAGCTTCGGCGCCGCGCAGGCGGGCGCCATCAACGCCAGCTTCAGCGGCGACGCCCACCTGGCCGCCGACTGGCGCGCGGGCGTGAACCTGACCTTGCAGCCGTCGACCTTCGCCAATGCGCCGCTGTCCGGTTACGCCAAACTGACGGCGGCCAAGGGCAGCATCAGCAACGCCGATGTCGATCTGCGGCTGGCGACCAACAGCCTGCAGGCCAAGGGCAGTTTCGGCAGCGCGCTCGACAAACTGGAATGGAAGCTCGACGCGCCGCAGTTGGGCGCACTCGGACCGCAGTTCGGCGGCATGCTGCGCGCCAGCGGCACGCTGTCCGGCACCAGCGCCCGCCCCGCCGTCGCGATGACGCTCGACGGCAGCAAGATCCGCACACCGGGCCAGCAGGAAATCGGCGCCATCAAAGGCGGCGCCACGCTCGGCAACACCATCGCCATGGCGAACGTAACGCCGGCGCGCGGCAAAGCATCGGACGTGATGGCCGACGTGCCGCTGGTCAGCGACATCGAGATCACGCGCTACGTATCGCCGTCCATCTCGCTGGACAAGGCGCGCCTGCAGACCAGCGGCACGCGCTCGGCACACATCATCCAGCTCAGCGCCAGCAATCCCGACTTCGACGCCGCCCTGCGGGTTAAAGGCGGCTGGGCCAACGACACCTGGACCGGCGCCATCGACACCCTGCAAAACAAAGGCCGCTTCGCCTTCACCCTCACCGCCCCGGCGCCGCTGAAACTGATGGCGCCCGACGACAGCGGCGTCGCCGGCCTGCTCAAGCCCGAGCAGATCGCGCTGGGCGCCGCCACCATCCAGCTGCCATCGGGCTCCGTGCGCATCGACTACCTGGAAAAATCCGGCGCCGCCTGGCGCAGCAAAGGCCAAGCCGCCGGCGTGCCGGCCAACTACCTCGCCCAGCTCTCCGAAGCCTGGCGCGACAACGTGCGCAGCAACATGACCATCGGCGCCGAATGGGGCCTGAACCTGCAAGCGGCCACCCGCACGCTGGCCGGCATGGTCCACGTCTACCGCGAACAGGGCGACCTCACCATCATCGGCGCCGACCTGCCGCAGGCGCTCGGCCTGCGCACGCTCGACGCCCGCGCCGACGTCACCGACGGCACGCTGCGCGTTCAGCTCAACATCGACGGCAGCCGCGCCGGCCAGGCCAAACTAGACGGCAGCGCGCAACTGATCGACGGCCGCCTGGCCGACGACAGCGCCTTCCACTTCACCGGCAGCGCCAACATGGGCTCCCTGGCCTGGCTGGCGCCGCTGGCTGGTCAACCGGGCCTGGAAATCGACGGCACGCTGAAGATGGCCGTCGGCGGCACCGGCACCATCGGCGCGCCGCAACTGAACGGCGACATCAGCGGCGACAAGCTGAGCGTCAACTGGCTGGATCAGGGCATCAAGCTGCGTAACGGCCAGCTGCAAGCCCACCTGACCGGCGACCAGCTGCAACTGCAAAAACTGGCCTTCGACGGCGCCCAGGGCCGCGCCCAGGCCGATGGCTGGATACGCTACGCCGCCAACGAGGCGACCATGCAGCTCAAGCTCAGCGCCGACAAGCTGGAGATGCTGTCGCGCCCCGACCGCATCCTGGTCATCAGCGGCACCAGCAGCCTGACGCGCGACGCCAAGCACTTCCAGCTGGACGGCAAATTCCGCGCCGACCGCGCCAACATCGAACTGGCCGGCGCCGACACGCCGACCCTGAGCGACGACGTGGTCATCGTCGGCAAGGGCAAGGCGCCGGTCAAGACGGCGCAAGGCATGCCGCTGAATATCGACGTCGAGGCGGACCTCGGCGATAACTTCACGCTCAAAGGCAAAGGGCTGGAGGCGGAACTGGCCGGCACGCTGCGCATCCGCGTCGCCGACCGCCGACCGCCGCGCGTCAACGGCAGCATCCGCGTGGTCAGCGGCACCTACGCGGCCTATGGCCAGAAGCTGGCGATCGAACGCGGCGTCATCAACTTCACCGGCGCCTACGACAATCCGGGCCTGAACATCCTGGCCGTGCGCCGCCGTCCCGAAGGCGAGGCGCTCAGCGAGACCAATGTGGAAGCAGGCGTGGAAGTACGCGGCACGGCGCTGGCGCCGCAGGCCAAGCTGGTGTCGACGCCGGCCGTCTCCGACAGCGACAAGCTGGCCTGGCTGGTGCTGGGCCACGGCATCGAGAACACGGCCGGCAACGACATGGCCTTGCTCGGCACCGCCGCCGGCGCGCTGTTCGGCGGCGCCGGCCAGGGCAAGCTGGCCAACGCGCTGGGCGTCGATGAATTGGGCGTGGGACAGGCGGCCGGCAGCTCGACCGCCGGTGCGGCCACCGGCTTGCAGAACACCGTGGTCACGGTCGGCAAGCGCATCTCGTCGCGCGCCTACCTGAGTTTCGAACAGGGTGCCGGCACCGCCACCAGCCTGGTCAAGCTCAAATACAAGCTCAATCCGCGCATCACCCTGCAATTCCAGACCGGCACCAACAACGCGCTCGACATCCTCTACAACTGGGCGTTCGACTAA
- a CDS encoding autotransporter assembly complex protein TamA translates to MAAQAADGFKYEVRIDAPGDVRELLEKNLDVVRFRGNDRIDREQLQRLVRVAPEQIRTLVATDGYYSPLVSAQLDRETGTPLVNIKVTPGEPVRVGEVDLQLQGFAAHPGQPPDQQFDVNALKAGWPLKKGAVFRQDAWESAKRGILRSVVQTRYPRAQLVESQATVDPESHIALLRVVIDSGPEMRFGELRIEGLQRYPASVVRNLNEIDPGDDYSEAALQSYQSRLQDTGYFASVDVSADMSAILNEQLEAAGMTPEQNAATAMAPLPLLVRVVENKRKNVSAGVGYSTNTGNRASLTYDDLSVFGLRLKSALTLETKKQTATGSFYFPVTPEGYNDSIGASFERSDISGEVTAVTSVAAKRAWGTPLQERNISLELLTESKSVGGIPSSRSTSLPLTYGVTWRKLDNLLFPTKGYALNAQLGGALLPILTDEAFVRGYLRGVAYLPLGVSSNAIFRGEAGALASREKNGVPAVYLFRAGGDQSVRGYAYQELGVPVDGAITGGRYLATASAEYQYWFKPQYGAAVFYDAGNAGDSFSALHPKSGYGIGARWKSPVGPINVDAAYGHAVRKYRLHFSLGFTF, encoded by the coding sequence ATGGCGGCGCAGGCGGCCGATGGCTTCAAGTACGAGGTCCGCATCGACGCGCCCGGCGACGTCCGCGAACTGCTGGAGAAAAACCTGGACGTGGTGCGCTTTCGCGGCAACGACCGCATCGACCGCGAACAGCTGCAACGGCTGGTGCGGGTGGCGCCCGAACAGATCCGCACGCTGGTGGCGACCGACGGCTATTATTCGCCGCTGGTGAGCGCGCAGCTGGACCGCGAGACCGGCACGCCGCTGGTCAACATCAAGGTCACGCCGGGTGAACCGGTGCGGGTGGGCGAAGTCGATCTGCAGTTGCAGGGCTTTGCCGCCCATCCCGGGCAGCCGCCCGACCAGCAGTTCGACGTGAATGCGCTGAAGGCCGGATGGCCGCTGAAAAAAGGCGCGGTGTTCCGCCAGGACGCCTGGGAAAGCGCCAAGCGCGGCATCCTGCGCTCGGTGGTGCAGACCCGCTATCCGCGCGCGCAGCTGGTGGAAAGCCAGGCCACGGTGGACCCGGAATCGCACATTGCCCTGCTGCGGGTGGTGATCGACAGCGGCCCGGAGATGCGCTTCGGCGAGCTGCGCATCGAGGGCCTGCAACGCTATCCGGCATCGGTGGTGCGCAATCTGAATGAAATCGATCCTGGCGACGACTACAGCGAGGCGGCGCTGCAATCGTATCAATCGCGCCTGCAGGACACCGGCTACTTCGCCAGCGTGGACGTAAGCGCCGACATGAGCGCCATCCTCAACGAGCAGCTGGAAGCCGCCGGCATGACGCCGGAGCAGAACGCGGCCACCGCCATGGCGCCGTTGCCGCTGCTGGTGCGCGTGGTGGAGAACAAGCGCAAGAACGTCAGCGCCGGTGTCGGTTATTCGACCAATACCGGCAACCGCGCCTCGCTGACCTATGACGACCTGTCGGTGTTCGGCCTGCGCCTGAAAAGCGCGCTGACGCTGGAGACCAAAAAGCAGACCGCCACCGGCAGCTTCTATTTCCCGGTAACGCCGGAAGGCTACAACGACAGCATCGGTGCGTCCTTCGAGCGCAGCGACATTTCCGGCGAAGTCACCGCCGTCACCAGCGTCGCCGCCAAGCGCGCGTGGGGCACGCCGCTCCAGGAGCGCAATATCAGCCTGGAGCTGCTGACCGAGTCCAAGTCCGTGGGCGGCATCCCGTCCAGCCGGAGCACGAGTTTACCGCTGACCTACGGCGTCACCTGGCGCAAGCTGGATAACCTGCTGTTCCCGACCAAGGGCTACGCATTGAATGCGCAACTGGGCGGCGCGCTGCTGCCGATCCTGACCGACGAGGCCTTCGTGCGCGGCTATCTGCGCGGCGTGGCCTACCTGCCATTGGGCGTGAGTTCCAACGCGATCTTCCGTGGCGAGGCCGGTGCGCTGGCCTCGCGCGAAAAAAACGGCGTGCCGGCCGTGTACCTGTTCCGCGCCGGCGGCGACCAGTCGGTGCGCGGCTATGCGTATCAGGAGCTGGGGGTGCCGGTCGACGGCGCCATCACCGGTGGCCGCTACCTGGCCACGGCCAGCGCCGAATATCAGTATTGGTTCAAGCCGCAGTATGGCGCGGCGGTTTTCTACGACGCGGGCAATGCCGGCGACAGTTTCAGCGCCCTGCACCCGAAATCGGGCTACGGCATCGGCGCGCGCTGGAAGAGTCCTGTGGGGCCGATCAACGTCGATGCGGCGTATGGACACGCGGTCCGTAAATATCGTTTGCACTTCTCGCTGGGATTCACTTTCTGA
- the queC gene encoding 7-cyano-7-deazaguanine synthase QueC — translation MLPTDSALVLFSGGQDSTTCLAWALKHYARVETIGFDYGQRHAVELSVRPALLENLRGQSAEWNAKLGEDHMIDLSLISAISHTAMTHDIAIETQANGLPNTFVPGRNLLFMTVAATVAYRRGLTVLVGGMCETDFSGYPDCRDDTMKALQVALNLGMDTRLKLETPLMWRDKKQTWELAMELGGQRLVDLIRDGTHTCYLGERGTLHDWGYGCGTCPACALRARGYQQFVGAEV, via the coding sequence ATGCTGCCTACCGATTCCGCCCTGGTCCTGTTTAGCGGAGGCCAGGACTCCACCACTTGCCTGGCCTGGGCGCTGAAACATTACGCGCGCGTCGAAACCATCGGCTTCGATTACGGCCAGCGCCACGCCGTCGAACTGAGCGTGCGCCCGGCGCTGCTGGAGAACCTGCGCGGCCAGTCGGCCGAGTGGAACGCCAAGCTGGGCGAAGACCACATGATCGACCTGTCGCTGATCTCGGCCATTTCGCACACCGCCATGACCCACGACATCGCCATCGAAACCCAGGCCAACGGCCTGCCCAACACCTTCGTCCCCGGCCGCAACCTGCTGTTCATGACGGTGGCCGCCACGGTCGCGTATCGCCGCGGCCTGACGGTGCTGGTGGGCGGCATGTGCGAGACCGATTTCTCCGGCTATCCGGACTGCCGCGACGACACCATGAAGGCGCTGCAGGTGGCGCTCAACCTCGGCATGGACACGCGCCTCAAACTGGAAACGCCGCTGATGTGGCGCGATAAAAAACAGACCTGGGAACTGGCCATGGAACTGGGCGGCCAGCGCCTGGTGGACCTGATCCGCGACGGCACCCACACCTGCTACCTGGGCGAGCGCGGCACGCTGCACGATTGGGGCTACGGCTGCGGCACCTGTCCGGCGTGCGCCTTGCGCGCCCGGGGCTACCAGCAGTTCGTCGGCGCCGAGGTGTAG